One part of the Arabidopsis thaliana chromosome 4, partial sequence genome encodes these proteins:
- the NAC075 gene encoding NAC domain containing protein 75 (NAC domain containing protein 75 (NAC075); FUNCTIONS IN: sequence-specific DNA binding transcription factor activity; INVOLVED IN: multicellular organismal development, regulation of transcription; EXPRESSED IN: inflorescence meristem, flower; EXPRESSED DURING: petal differentiation and expansion stage; CONTAINS InterPro DOMAIN/s: No apical meristem (NAM) protein (InterPro:IPR003441); BEST Arabidopsis thaliana protein match is: NAC domain containing protein 99 (TAIR:AT5G56620.1); Has 3052 Blast hits to 2928 proteins in 176 species: Archae - 2; Bacteria - 22; Metazoa - 475; Fungi - 52; Plants - 2293; Viruses - 3; Other Eukaryotes - 205 (source: NCBI BLink).), translating into MNKSNPAGSVTGSDIIDAKIEEHQLCGSKKCPSCGHKLEGKPQDWVGLPAGVKFDPTDQELIEHLEAKVLAKDFKSHPLIDEFIPTIEGEDGICYTHPEKLPGVTRDGLSRHFFHRPSKAYTTGTRKRRKIQTECDNNLQGSSSSGETRWHKTGKTRPVMVNGKQKGCKKILVLYTNFGKNRKPEKTNWVMHQYHLGTHEEEKEGELVVSKIFYQTQPRQCNWSSSTSSLNAIGGGGGEASSGGGGGEYHMRRDSGTTSGGSCSSSREIINVNPPNRSDEIGGVGGGVMAVAAAAAAVAAGLPSYAMDQLSFVPFMKSFDEVARRETPQTGHATCEDVMAEQHRHRHQPSSSTSHHMAHDHHHHHHQQQQQRHHAFNISQPTHPISTIISPSTSLHHASINILDDNPYHVHRILLPNENYQTQQQLRQEGEEEHNDGKMGGRSASGLEELIMGCTSSTTHHDVKDGSSSMGNQQEAEWLKYSTFWPAPDSSDNQDHHG; encoded by the exons ATGAACAAGAGTAATCCTGCTGGTTCGGTGACTGGTTCGGATATAATAGACGCCAAGATCGAAGAACATCAACTTTGTGGATCCAAGAAGTGTCCTAGCTGCGGCCACAAGCTCGAAGGCAAACCA CAGGATTGGGTTGGTTTACCAGCAGGAGTGAAATTTGACCCAACGGATCAAGAATTGATAGAACATTTAGAAGCGAAAGTGTTAGCTAAAGACTTCAAATCTCACCCTCTCATTGACGAATTCATCCCAACCATTGAAGGCGAAGACGGCATTTGCTACACTCATCCCGAGAAACTTCCTG GAGTGACTAGAGATGGTTTAAGCCGACACTTCTTTCATAGACCATCAAAGGCGTACACGACGGGAACAAGAAAGCgaagaaagattcaaacaGAATGTGACAATAATTTGCAAGGAAGTAGTAGCTCCGGTGAGACGAGGTGGCATAAGACCGGTAAGACAAGACCGGTTATGGTAAACGGTAAGCAAAAAGGTTGTAagaagattttggttttgtatacCAATTTTGGTAAGAATCGAAAACCGGAGAAAACCAATTGGGTAATGCATCAATATCATTTGGGGACAcatgaggaagagaaagaaggagaacTTGTTGTGTCTAAGATCTTTTATCAAACTCAGCCTAGGCAATGCAACTGGTCGTCTTCTACATCGAGCTTGAACGCTATAGGTGGTGGCGGCGGTGAAGCGAGTAGCGGCGGAGGCGGCGGAGAGTATCATATGAGGAGAGATAGTGGGACTACTAGTGGTGGGAGTTGTTCTTCGTCTAGAGaaattattaatgttaatcCTCCGAATCGATCCGATGAAATAGGCGGCGTTGGTGGTGGCGTTATGGCCGTAGCAGCTGCGGCTGCGGCGGTTGCAGCTGGGCTTCCGAGTTATGCAATGGATCAGCTCAGCTTTGTTCCGTTTATGAAAAGCTTTGATGAG GTGGCGAGGAGGGAAACTCCTCAGACTGGGCACGCTACATGTGAGGATGTAATGGCAGAACAACATCGTCATCGTCatcaaccatcatcatcaacatcacaTCATATGGCTCAtgatcatcaccatcatcatcatcaacaacaacaacaacggcATCATGCATTCAACATAAGCCAGCCTACACATCCGATATCAACCATTATTTCTCCATCTACTTCGCTTCACCATGCCTCCATTAATATTCTTGACGATAATCCTTATCATGTTCATAGAATCTTGCTCCCCAATGAAAATTACCAG ACACAACAGCAACTACgtcaagaaggagaagaagaacataatGATGGGAAGATGGGAGGAAGGTCAGCTTCCGGATTGGAAGAACTCATAATGGGCTGCACTTCTTCTACCACTCATCATGATGTAAAAGAT
- the NAC075 gene encoding NAC domain containing protein 75 yields the protein MNKSNPAGSVTGSDIIDAKIEEHQLCGSKKCPSCGHKLEGKPDWVGLPAGVKFDPTDQELIEHLEAKVLAKDFKSHPLIDEFIPTIEGEDGICYTHPEKLPGVTRDGLSRHFFHRPSKAYTTGTRKRRKIQTECDNNLQGSSSSGETRWHKTGKTRPVMVNGKQKGCKKILVLYTNFGKNRKPEKTNWVMHQYHLGTHEEEKEGELVVSKIFYQTQPRQCNWSSSTSSLNAIGGGGGEASSGGGGGEYHMRRDSGTTSGGSCSSSREIINVNPPNRSDEIGGVGGGVMAVAAAAAAVAAGLPSYAMDQLSFVPFMKSFDEVARRETPQTGHATCEDVMAEQHRHRHQPSSSTSHHMAHDHHHHHHQQQQQRHHAFNISQPTHPISTIISPSTSLHHASINILDDNPYHVHRILLPNENYQTQQQLRQEGEEEHNDGKMGGRSASGLEELIMGCTSSTTHHDVKDGSSSMGNQQEAEWLKYSTFWPAPDSSDNQDHHG from the exons ATGAACAAGAGTAATCCTGCTGGTTCGGTGACTGGTTCGGATATAATAGACGCCAAGATCGAAGAACATCAACTTTGTGGATCCAAGAAGTGTCCTAGCTGCGGCCACAAGCTCGAAGGCAAACCA GATTGGGTTGGTTTACCAGCAGGAGTGAAATTTGACCCAACGGATCAAGAATTGATAGAACATTTAGAAGCGAAAGTGTTAGCTAAAGACTTCAAATCTCACCCTCTCATTGACGAATTCATCCCAACCATTGAAGGCGAAGACGGCATTTGCTACACTCATCCCGAGAAACTTCCTG GAGTGACTAGAGATGGTTTAAGCCGACACTTCTTTCATAGACCATCAAAGGCGTACACGACGGGAACAAGAAAGCgaagaaagattcaaacaGAATGTGACAATAATTTGCAAGGAAGTAGTAGCTCCGGTGAGACGAGGTGGCATAAGACCGGTAAGACAAGACCGGTTATGGTAAACGGTAAGCAAAAAGGTTGTAagaagattttggttttgtatacCAATTTTGGTAAGAATCGAAAACCGGAGAAAACCAATTGGGTAATGCATCAATATCATTTGGGGACAcatgaggaagagaaagaaggagaacTTGTTGTGTCTAAGATCTTTTATCAAACTCAGCCTAGGCAATGCAACTGGTCGTCTTCTACATCGAGCTTGAACGCTATAGGTGGTGGCGGCGGTGAAGCGAGTAGCGGCGGAGGCGGCGGAGAGTATCATATGAGGAGAGATAGTGGGACTACTAGTGGTGGGAGTTGTTCTTCGTCTAGAGaaattattaatgttaatcCTCCGAATCGATCCGATGAAATAGGCGGCGTTGGTGGTGGCGTTATGGCCGTAGCAGCTGCGGCTGCGGCGGTTGCAGCTGGGCTTCCGAGTTATGCAATGGATCAGCTCAGCTTTGTTCCGTTTATGAAAAGCTTTGATGAG GTGGCGAGGAGGGAAACTCCTCAGACTGGGCACGCTACATGTGAGGATGTAATGGCAGAACAACATCGTCATCGTCatcaaccatcatcatcaacatcacaTCATATGGCTCAtgatcatcaccatcatcatcatcaacaacaacaacaacggcATCATGCATTCAACATAAGCCAGCCTACACATCCGATATCAACCATTATTTCTCCATCTACTTCGCTTCACCATGCCTCCATTAATATTCTTGACGATAATCCTTATCATGTTCATAGAATCTTGCTCCCCAATGAAAATTACCAG ACACAACAGCAACTACgtcaagaaggagaagaagaacataatGATGGGAAGATGGGAGGAAGGTCAGCTTCCGGATTGGAAGAACTCATAATGGGCTGCACTTCTTCTACCACTCATCATGATGTAAAAGAT
- the NAC075 gene encoding NAC domain containing protein 75 translates to MNKSNPAGSVTGSDIIDAKIEEHQLCGSKKCPSCGHKLEGKPQDWVGLPAGVKFDPTDQELIEHLEAKVLAKDFKSHPLIDEFIPTIEGEDGICYTHPEKLPGVTRDGLSRHFFHRPSKAYTTGTRKRRKIQTECDNNLQGSSSSGETRWHKTGKTRPVMVNGKQKGCKKILVLYTNFGKNRKPEKTNWVMHQYHLGTHEEEKEGELVVSKIFYQTQPRQCNWSSSTSSLNAIGGGGGEASSGGGGGEYHMRRDSGTTSGGSCSSSREIINVNPPNRSDEIGGVGGGVMAVAAAAAAVAAGLPSYAMDQLSFVPFMKSFDEVARRETPQTGHATCEDVMAEQHRHRHQPSSSTSHHMAHDHHHHHHQQQQQRHHAFNISQPTHPISTIISPSTSLHHASINILDDNPYHVHRILLPNENYQVKYLIFSFSYILELQKK, encoded by the exons ATGAACAAGAGTAATCCTGCTGGTTCGGTGACTGGTTCGGATATAATAGACGCCAAGATCGAAGAACATCAACTTTGTGGATCCAAGAAGTGTCCTAGCTGCGGCCACAAGCTCGAAGGCAAACCA CAGGATTGGGTTGGTTTACCAGCAGGAGTGAAATTTGACCCAACGGATCAAGAATTGATAGAACATTTAGAAGCGAAAGTGTTAGCTAAAGACTTCAAATCTCACCCTCTCATTGACGAATTCATCCCAACCATTGAAGGCGAAGACGGCATTTGCTACACTCATCCCGAGAAACTTCCTG GAGTGACTAGAGATGGTTTAAGCCGACACTTCTTTCATAGACCATCAAAGGCGTACACGACGGGAACAAGAAAGCgaagaaagattcaaacaGAATGTGACAATAATTTGCAAGGAAGTAGTAGCTCCGGTGAGACGAGGTGGCATAAGACCGGTAAGACAAGACCGGTTATGGTAAACGGTAAGCAAAAAGGTTGTAagaagattttggttttgtatacCAATTTTGGTAAGAATCGAAAACCGGAGAAAACCAATTGGGTAATGCATCAATATCATTTGGGGACAcatgaggaagagaaagaaggagaacTTGTTGTGTCTAAGATCTTTTATCAAACTCAGCCTAGGCAATGCAACTGGTCGTCTTCTACATCGAGCTTGAACGCTATAGGTGGTGGCGGCGGTGAAGCGAGTAGCGGCGGAGGCGGCGGAGAGTATCATATGAGGAGAGATAGTGGGACTACTAGTGGTGGGAGTTGTTCTTCGTCTAGAGaaattattaatgttaatcCTCCGAATCGATCCGATGAAATAGGCGGCGTTGGTGGTGGCGTTATGGCCGTAGCAGCTGCGGCTGCGGCGGTTGCAGCTGGGCTTCCGAGTTATGCAATGGATCAGCTCAGCTTTGTTCCGTTTATGAAAAGCTTTGATGAG GTGGCGAGGAGGGAAACTCCTCAGACTGGGCACGCTACATGTGAGGATGTAATGGCAGAACAACATCGTCATCGTCatcaaccatcatcatcaacatcacaTCATATGGCTCAtgatcatcaccatcatcatcatcaacaacaacaacaacggcATCATGCATTCAACATAAGCCAGCCTACACATCCGATATCAACCATTATTTCTCCATCTACTTCGCTTCACCATGCCTCCATTAATATTCTTGACGATAATCCTTATCATGTTCATAGAATCTTGCTCCCCAATGAAAATTACCAGGTAAAATACctaatcttctctttttcttacattctagaactacaaaaaaaatag